CCTCCGTAGAAAGCTTCAATAATCTGGTCTTTCGGTACGGCATGAGAAAGGGCCTGACGAACTTTCGCATCAGCCATAGGTGTCTCACGATTAACCGTAAAGGCCATGTAACCAACGTTCATGGAAGGACGTTCTAGAAGCTGTAAGGAATCATCTGCTTTAATTCGTTCCACGTCTGAAGGGTTTACACCGTCAATAAGATCGACTTCACCTGTCATTAATGCATTTAGGCGAGCTGAGTTTTCAGGGATAACGGTGTAAATGACTTTATTAAGCTTTGGTAAGCCTTCTTTCCAATAGTTTTCGTTTTTCTCTAAAACGATGCGCTCGTTTCGTTTCCACTCTGAGAATTTGAATGGTCCGGTCCCAACAGGATTTTCCGTGAACTTATCCCCGTATTCTTCAACAGCAGCTGGGCTTGCCATTCCAAACGGAGACATCGCTAAGTTCTTCAGGAACGGAGCTTGTGGACGATTTAGTGTGAATTGAACCGTAAACTCATCCGTAGCTTCAACGGCCTTAATGACGTGGCCCTCATCTCCTTTAAATCCACCAAACATCGTATAGTAAGGGAACTGATCAGCATCCCCGTTCATCCAACGATCGAAGTTAAATACAACAGCTTCGGCATTAAAAGGTGTTCCGTCGTGGAAGGTCACGCCTTCTTCAAGGGTGAACGTGTACGTTAACCCATCCTCTGAAACATTCCATTCTTTCGCTAAACCTGGTACCAATTCTGTATTGGTATCTTCATAGTTTAAGAGTGTTTCGAACAGGTTCTCCGTGACACGGAATGTTTCTCCTTCTGTTGTGGTAATAGGATCAAGGGCAGTTGAATCACCGCCGCGCGCATAAACAAGTGTATCTTTTACCTCTGTAGCCTCTTCTGATTCCTCATCGGTTGTTTCTTCTCCTGTGTCATCCGTTTGTTCATCTGTAGCAGGTTCCTTCGTCTCTTCTTCTTTCTCCTTGTCACTGCAACCGATTAAAGCAACAGATAAGACAAGCATAAGCAATAATGAAGCAAGCCAAAAACGTTTCGTCATCCGTGAAATTCCCCCTTAGGTTATTTATATAAGGTTACGCATCCCCGTATAGGTGACACGCAACATGGTGCCCTGGATTAACTTCTTGAAAAGTGGGTCTTGTGGTCTTGCATACATCCATACACTCCTTACACCTTGTATGAAAGGCGCATCCTGCTGGAGGGTTAGAGGCGCTTGGTATTTCTCCTGTGAGTATATCGCTCTCTGATCGGTAATCAGGGTCTGGTACAGGAACAGAGGAGAGGAGCGATTTCGTATAAGGATGAAGCGGTTGTTCATAAAGTTGCTCGCTATCTGTCAGCTCGACCATTCTTCCTAAATACATTACGCCAACACGGTCGCTGATATGACGAACAACTCCTAAATCGTGAGCAATAAATATATAAGTCAGATCAAACTCGGCTTGTAAGTCCTTTAATAAATTCAACACTTGAGACTGAATCGAGACGTCGAGAGCCGAAACGGGTTCATCTGCAATAATAAGCTTCGGATGGGTCATTAAAGCTCGTGCAATCCCTATGCGTTGGCGTTGTCCACCACTAAACTGGTGTGGATAACGAGAGGCGTGATAGCGATCGAGGCCGACGGTTTCAAGCATGGCGTAGATCCGTTCTTTACGTTCCTTCTTATTCTTGATGCCATGAACGATCAGCGGTTCTTCAAGGATCTTTTCAACCTTGTGCCGTGGATTTAGGGAAGCGTATGGGTCCTGGAAGACGAGCTGCATGTCCTTGCGAATCTTTTTCATGTTGGAGGCTTTTAGGGTGTGAATGTCTTTGTCTTCAAAACGTACTTCACCGTCAGTGATTTCTAATAAACGGAGCAAAACCCGTCCAATCGTAGACTTTCCACATCCGCTTTCCCCAACAAGTCCTAGGGTTTCTCCTTGATAGACGGCAAAGGAAACCCCATCAACAGCTTTGACTTCTCCGATCTTCTTTCCAAAAATGCCTCCTGTAATGGGGAAGTATTTCTTGAGGTGGTTGACTTCAAGTAGAGGTTGTTTCATGGTCGGCCTCCTTTTTGGTTTGGGAATCATACAAAAAGCATCTGACATGATGATTCTCATCACGCGTGTAAAGGGAAGGATCCTCAACGTGACAGCGGTCCATAGCATGACTACATCGCGCTGCAAATCGACATCCCTGCTTAATAGAACCAGGTTTCGGTACGTTGCCAGGGATTGATTGGAGGCGCTCCTGTTTAGATCGTATATCTGGAACAGAGGCGAGGAGCCCCTGTGTATAAGGGTGTAAAGCT
The nucleotide sequence above comes from Pontibacillus chungwhensis. Encoded proteins:
- a CDS encoding ABC transporter substrate-binding protein, translating into MTKRFWLASLLLMLVLSVALIGCSDKEKEEETKEPATDEQTDDTGEETTDEESEEATEVKDTLVYARGGDSTALDPITTTEGETFRVTENLFETLLNYEDTNTELVPGLAKEWNVSEDGLTYTFTLEEGVTFHDGTPFNAEAVVFNFDRWMNGDADQFPYYTMFGGFKGDEGHVIKAVEATDEFTVQFTLNRPQAPFLKNLAMSPFGMASPAAVEEYGDKFTENPVGTGPFKFSEWKRNERIVLEKNENYWKEGLPKLNKVIYTVIPENSARLNALMTGEVDLIDGVNPSDVERIKADDSLQLLERPSMNVGYMAFTVNRETPMADAKVRQALSHAVPKDQIIEAFYGGLAEPAKTVMPPSIEGYNDDIEDYEYDLEKAKSLLAEAGYADGFEFDLWYMPVPRPYIPEGQKIAEVLQQSFAQIGVTANLQTADWGTYLEKASKGDFDAFLLGWTGDNGDPDNFIYTLLDKDSIGSNNYAYYSNDELHDVLIEAQTITDQAKRNELYKEAQVIVHNDAPWIPLVHSTPVIAAKKEISGYIPHPTGSEPVTNTEFTK
- a CDS encoding ABC transporter ATP-binding protein; the protein is MKQPLLEVNHLKKYFPITGGIFGKKIGEVKAVDGVSFAVYQGETLGLVGESGCGKSTIGRVLLRLLEITDGEVRFEDKDIHTLKASNMKKIRKDMQLVFQDPYASLNPRHKVEKILEEPLIVHGIKNKKERKERIYAMLETVGLDRYHASRYPHQFSGGQRQRIGIARALMTHPKLIIADEPVSALDVSIQSQVLNLLKDLQAEFDLTYIFIAHDLGVVRHISDRVGVMYLGRMVELTDSEQLYEQPLHPYTKSLLSSVPVPDPDYRSESDILTGEIPSASNPPAGCAFHTRCKECMDVCKTTRPTFQEVNPGHHVACHLYGDA